In the Oncorhynchus keta strain PuntledgeMale-10-30-2019 chromosome 14, Oket_V2, whole genome shotgun sequence genome, one interval contains:
- the LOC118394232 gene encoding homeobox protein Nkx-6.3-like, protein MDPNIPGSFLFNNSLNQFSSDLKTPVCQFSVPNSFCKLNPGLNSQLQATGTAQGISNILSRSMMGATGTTTLLSGYPTMGGFGTVDPGVYYNCADYNPSLGSFTKPGTECPMKGRSGSCWAASGCEWRGGRQQCTDNSGHLGDMSGRKKHTRPTFSGHQIFALEKTFEQTKYLAGPERARLAYSLGMTESQVKVWFQNRRTKWRKKSASEPSSTQATQGEQGGEISENEVEDEEYNKPLDPDSDDEKIRLLLRKHRRAFSVLHLGPHHV, encoded by the exons ATGGATCCCAACATACCGGGGTCTTTCCTGTTTAACAACAGCCTGAACCAATTCTCCTCAGACTTAAAGACACCTGTGTGTCAGTTCTCAGTGCCCAACTCCTTCTGCAAGCTCAACCCAGGCCTGAACAGCCAGCTGCAGGCAACGGGCACAGCCCAAGGCATTAGCAACATTCTCAGCCGTTCCATGATGGGCGCTACAGGCACCACCACCCTGCTCTCTGGATACCCCACCATGGGGGGCTTTGGCACTGTGGACCCAGGGGTCTACTACAACTGTGCAGACTATAACCCCTCCCTGGGCAGCTTCACCAAGCCTGGCACTGAGTGCCCCATGAAGGGTCGCAGTGGCAGTTGCTGGGCAGCGAGCGGGTgcgagtggagaggagggaggcagcagtGCACAGACA ACAGTGGGCATCTAGGAGATATGTCAGGCAGGAAGAAGCACACCAGACCTACATTCAGTGGACATCAGATATTTGCCCTGGAGAAAACCTTTGAGCAGACCAAGTACTTGGCCGGGCCAGAGAGAGCTAGACTGGCCTACTCCCTGGGCATGACAGAGTCACAAGTCAAG GTGTGGTTCCAGAACCGACGTACCAAGTGGAGGAAGAAGAGTGCCTCAGAGCCTAGCTCCACCCAGGCCACACAGGGTGAGCAGGGAGGGGAGATTTCGGAGAACGAGGTGGAGGATGAGGAGTACAACAAGCCTCTGGACCCCGACTCAGACGACGAGAAGATACGACTGCTGCTGCGTAAACACCGCCGGGCTTTCTCTGTACTCCACCTTGGACCACACCACGTCTGA